CCTGTGCACTCCTATCTGCATCCCACCCACATATGCTGCATTCTCTACAGgcagagacaggaaggaaaaaatgTAGGCAGACAAAGATAGAGTGAGGAAAAGGATAacaaagagaagatgaaaaaagataaacacaTTCAAGGTCAGAAAGATTTTCTCATCTCGTTTATTCTTTCCCCACAGACAAACCATCTGATGTAAACATGTGCCAGTGTGAGAACGTGATAATGTTTCAAAACCAGGTCACGGAGAAGCTGAAGAACCTGGTGCAGAATAATATCCTTTCTTGAACATTCAGTATGGTGTTTTGGTAATCTTGGACAGATCTGCCTAGTATCTGCAAAGTATTGCCCAGAGATGTAATATTagaagaaaaatgcaaatgaacagACAGCTACTTGTAATTCCAGTTTTAAGTCTGGGTATTTGCCCCTAAGGATGCTTTTACAGGACAGACTACATATTAGCACTTGGTTGGTTGTTACACAATGACCACCAAATGTCCAGCAGTGCTCAAAAGTGCAAAAGTGCTATGCATCATTTGTGTCCTGTGTTCTGCCTCAATAAATGCTGAAGAACACTAGGAAATAATGCAATATGGAGACACGATGGATTGTTAAGTCCAATATTGTGTCCACTAAAGGAAAAACGTTCCAATAGGTTCATCAGAGGTCAAAGACTGTACAATAATGTGGcacaacaaacatgtcagaaTTCTAACACGTTGAGAGGGACACTGTGcaatttaaaggttttattaaCCTAGATTTCCATGTACCATGACAAACTAATGACTGGAACATTTAACAGGGTTAAATAATGTAGCTCTTTTTAGCTTCCTATGACCGGAGGCCCAGATCATAAACTAAGCTACAGGCATTAGCAatgaacacaaactgacatCATACATTATACAAAGGTGAAGGAATAAAATTAACATTAGCTGTAGATtgcttttcagattttattattttgctctTTGTAATTTAAAACAGAATTCATATTGAATAACATACACATAGTTATAACTTCAGTTTTGAATACcaaataaaagtcctgcatttcAAATCATTCAGAAGTAAAAGCACAAAGGTATTAGCAACAAAATGTGTGCTAAAATGTCTCCTGTGTTCttttatatgacattattaGATTCTTAATACTGATGCATTACTAGCTGGTTGAGGTGGATTTAAGGTTTAACTACTTTACATACAGTTAGCTAATTAGCCAATGGCCAGTGGAAAGATATTTAGTAAAATATTGGGTATTTTTACCTCTTTGTGCACCAAGCAGTTATTCAGATTAAACTATCTGATAAATTTACAGGGGAAATCTTTCTCTCTATGGTGAAGCTTCCAACAACTAATGGATTTGTGAAATGCTAGACAAGGGCCTCAACTAGATACAGTTTTTGTAAGGGGTCAGTAAGCAAAAAGGTTGGGATCTAACAAAATAGACTGAAACTCAGCTAATATTGTGTATATACgatcttaatctgaaaagtaattTGTGActatagctgtcagataaatgcagtggagtaaaagCTGTGATATTTTTCTGAAAATCTAGTGGAGTTAAATTAAActccagtacttgagtaaatgtatttagttacattCAACCACTAGAGGAGTCAGTAGACAGaacacaggtaaaaaaaataagacagaagTCAGTATGGTGTATGTTGCCATGATTTAACTTGCATATACTAATATAAGCATGGAGAAGCACAGCTCCACCTATGCAACttagagacatggggctggaGCTTTGCACATCCTCCTTTTCTCCAACTTTTATGTACATAAATTCTCTTTTTCTAACTTGGctgattgtgtttttctctggatCCGCATCTTTCCTTAACATGCCTACTCGAAGTCATGTCAAAGAAGCTGAAGACACTTGAGAGTCAAACTTGTGCACAAATAAAAGGCTGAGACTTGTCCATCCCCCCTCTGGCCTGCAGCGTTCACAAGATCCTTTTAATCCTGCTCGACAAGCTATGCAAATGCAATGCTTTCTACGGAAGCTATTTATATACTTTTGTATACAACACAATGTAttcaatgtatttttgtttgaaatgttcttTGTTATGTAATGCTAAGTCAAATAAATAACTCTTagaacaggaaactgacaaATATATGATCCACATCATGTTTTATTAGGTTTTGTGGTGATCTCTGTAGAGGTGTATTTACTATTCCTTCACTGACtccaaaactgtaaaaataggACCAGtagagaaataaatgtgttgtaCATGTCTGGTCTAAACATTGCCACAAGGTGGTGGATCTCTTCCAGGGGGGATACTCCTATAAAGGGGAGGACACACACTCAATACACACGtttgcctcctcctccagtaTGAATAGAGTGACTGTGAGCAGGAGGCAGTCAAGGAACATTCAGCCGTAGTGAGCCTGCACTGTATGCTCACAACAGATCGTTGTCTGGGGCAAGAGGGCAGCAGgccatgcatgaacacacaaacagagagataatGGTGCCCAGCTACTCTTAGGAACTAAAGAGAGTTTAGCTGTCCATGATTTCACTGCTAGGCAGTCTACGTCGTTGCTAACAGAGAGCTTTGGAACTTTTGTTTGCTCCTTGATAGGTTCCAAGTTTTTTGTTCAtctcaagctttttttttaaatcaaacatggGGTGCTCCTCGTCCAGCGCACAGACTGTTGATCAGGAGAAAAGACCAGGTACAAAGCCAGAGGAGAGCAATGGAGATACAGTGGGTAAGTTGTGATTGCCTTCATGGAGTTTAAGTGTTTAAAAGTGTCATTTATCTTTgactgttcatgtgtgttttaaCTGCTGAGTGTGAAACATGATAAGCATACTTTCTAAGGTTGCTCTGTTACTTTCTGAGTCTAGTCTTGCTGAGGGAGTGTGCAAGTACTGCTGTTGGGTCTGGTACACTGtgtgctttttcattttctctgctgcacagcacGCTGCAGTGGAGAGAATTATTCATGTTGAGCCATTTTCTCATCAATGCCTAGAAGTACTCGGCATTTATTTTTAGACATCGTCTTCGTTTTTTGGCCTGATATCCTCTGACAAAAGCTGTAAACTGCACTGCATGATTCACTGATGAAATTAGACCTGAGAAGGAGCTGATTGTACACTCATCTTTTATTCTCTAAGTCATTCCATAAAGTGCATCAAGGATTTAAATTCATCAAGGTAGAATTAAGCTAGGACTGCATGTAACTCCTACAGTAGCACTGGGTGAAAACCAGCTGGGAGTGTTGAAGAGTTGATTTGCAGCCTGAGGCAGGAGTTGTGACCCAACCTGTTTGCTGCCACTCTGCAGTAGCCTGATTTGTGACTTTAGATATTTTTCACACCCACAAAAGAACACATTTTCTCCTAAATCAAATGGATGTGATCCAAAAGACAGTGTGCATCTGCCTCATGTTTTCCAAAGTTTGTATGCAGCCAAAAAGCAAGTCACTTAGATTATAATCTGTGTATGCATGATAAGGAATGCTTGAAATCTGCTCTGGGAATTTACAGTTCTCACACACAATAGATGCAGGTTTACAAAGGCAAAAGAGGCGAGGCTAGAAAATTGATGACCTAGTACAAAGAGCCCAAATCCTTTCAGGCTACTCCACTTAACAGACAGCAAAGTCTGACCTGAAACAGTTTTGCATCTAAACATGGAGTCATGATCTGTTGGTAATTGCCTTGGTTTGTCTGGCTTTGCATATGTATTCTGTGTTCAAGCCTGTGCAGACACCCACCAAGAGGCCTGACACAGACCATGATTGTCCATTCATAGGTCCAACAACCTACTGGCACATGGCTATGTCATGTCAGGCACAGCTGCATGTTCAGTATGTTCTCACTGCATCCCACCACCCCATAGACACAACATGACAGTAACTGCCCTTGTGAGACAGTTTTTGCATATAGTTGCTTTGGCTGCAGTCaagttcatcatcatcatttgatTTGGATAAGGAAAAAATGTGGCTTAGAGTTTCTGAGAAAGTAGCCTAGTGTTATGTACTTATACCTGACATTGTTCCTCTGGGTTCATGTGCAGCATTTCCATCTTCCACTATGTCAGTGTATGATGTTTGTGTCAGGGCATTGTTCCTCCAGCCAGTCGGCTATGGTCACCTGGAGAAGCTTGGGTCATTTTCCAGCCCCTTACATCACCCTAACAAGAAAACCAGTTATTGTGCTCTTTGCCCTCTAAAAGTGGCTGAATGGGCAGAGGTTTAAATCATACAGTATACAGCCTGTTTAACAAACCAACTGTATGCCATCCAAGCCACCACTGGTCCCATCCCCTGTCAGAGCCCCttgccaccaccaccaccacccacccctccctctctcgtGCTTCTGGCCAGCCACAGCACTGTTTTGACTGGGATCTCTGTCATCTTTGGCTGCTAAATCATGTTGACACACAAGTCATCCATGCCTGGTGAGGCCGTCTCTGTCTCGacccaaacacacattcagacttTTCAACGCCAGTTTCTGGCCTTGTGTTCAGACAACAGCTTTCTATTCTGTGGGATATTTGGTCTGAGAAGTGGATTTCTGGTTAAAGAATCGTAGCCTGATGGAGAACGTGTTGAATATCTTTCAAAGACAGTCAAACTTTCTGCAAAGATTTAGAGGATGTTTAAAAAACCACTGTCTAAAACACCACTCTCCTACTTTTACAATTCTACACTCTTTGCTCAAGTGTGAGTATTCCACTCCTCCTAAATACTTTTATGTGTTGCGTGTTCTTCCACTGGCTCTTTTTTATTCGAGTTGCCAGCCCGTCACATTCCCTTCCACCCATCACTCTCAGCCCTTTTTACCTCTtgtgacagacaaacaaaatcagGAAGCTGCAGCGTCCAAACCGTCCGCCCATTCAGCCAACTCAACCCCTCTGGTTTGTCTCATTTGTGAACAATGTCCACCCAGTTATccctaaaataataatacacatcAAAAGCTTCTGTTAGATTGTTATGATTCTTGTAACTGAGATGTGCAGGTCTCTGACATTTGAGTTGAATTATCCAAGCCCGCTATTGTTCCTAATCTACTCTAGTTTCTCCTAAGGCTTGTTCATATGCACAGCTTTAAGAACAGGGAATAAGAATAAAAGTATAGCCATCTTCAAGCCATCgtcatgtgtattttatttcctctgagaGTGACTTGCGTGTCCTCTGGGCTTTGGACAAACACAGGTTtcaataaatcatattttcagCTACGGAAATGAAAGGATGTTTTCCTCAGCACGCGCTCTGTGTGCCCCTTATTGCTTATTTCCTATCTCCTGCATTCCATCCTCATGTGGTAATCCATATTGAGATACATTATTGTCCATGTGCacataaaagttttttttttttttaaataagatgttaaatacaataatgttacttaataatatataattttaacagattttcaggacattattattttgaaatcagttatagatgttatgtttttattcaaGAAAAGACCATTCAGAATGACTTAATGACATATAATGAATCCTTACAGTATAGCACCTAATTTTTGGATAATTAACATCTTAGTCTGGTACATTGTATGAAAACTGATTAATTAATGACAAATGTGGTCATTTGTCAACAAAAGCATTCAGGTAAATAAAGTAGTTCAGGGACAGATTCAGACCCCCTACCAAGTTTCTGACTAAGTCAAATGAGTAACCTTCCTGAGGActttttgttgttcagttgtCATGTAGTCAGTGTTACAGATTAACAGGACATCACCAGCTGAAAGGCCTGATGAAGATTGATGAGTGTCACATGGTTGTCAGTTGTAAATCCTAATCAAGCTTTTGTTGTCCCTGTGTTGACAGCAGTCAGAAACGGTATCATCGCAGAAGATGCACAAACCATCGAGGACCAGATGCAGCTGCCGGTGCAGACTGCTCTACCAGATGATCTTCAACCAGGAACTGATGATGAGACAGAGGCTGTGGTAGTGGCCCTGGAGGCCCAGGAGGATCTTGGCTCTGGAGAGGACCTTCTGGCTGCTCCTGAACCACAGCCAGAACCTGCTGCCCCTGAAGAGTCAGCTCCAGaggctccagctgctgctccggCAGAAGTCTCCCCTGAACCTGAGGCTGCTGTAGCTGTGGTGGAGGAACTACCCCCTGTGGAGGAAGTTGCCCCCGTAGAAACTGTAGTGGCTAAGACCGTGCCTGAGGTCGAAGCCCTTGTTGAGGCTACAGAGAAGGCCCCTGCAGTGGAATCTGTTGTAGCAGAGGCCCCTGTTGTTGTTGAGGAGGTTAGTGCTGTGGCAGCTGAGGCCTCTCCTGAAGTTGCCACCCCTGCTGTTGAACCTGTTGTATCTGAGCCAGCAGAGGCCCCAGTGATTGTGGAAGAGGCAGTAACCGTGGCCACTGAGGTCCCTGCAGAGGTGGCTGCTCCTGTGGAGGCAGAGGTTCCAACTGACAATGTGGTACCAGAGACTACTTCAGAAACACCAGCTGAATCCTCGGAACCAGGTGAAATTTCAGCACCAGCACCAAGTGAGGCTGTGGCAGCAGGTGAAGCTGTAGCACCAGATGTGGCCCCAGCACCAAGTGAACCCTCAGCGCCTGTAGAGGCTGCAGAGCCTGTAATAAATACTGAGATTGCTGTGGCAACTATTCCAGAGATGCCTCCATTATCTCCAGTCACAACTGAGGCAAAAGCTGAGactcagcctgctgctgctgaagaggCCACAGAGCCTCC
The window above is part of the Lates calcarifer isolate ASB-BC8 linkage group LG15, TLL_Latcal_v3, whole genome shotgun sequence genome. Proteins encoded here:
- the LOC108876313 gene encoding nematocyst expressed protein 3-like isoform X1, with protein sequence MGCSSSSAQTVDQEKRPGTKPEESNGDTVAVRNGIIAEDAQTIEDQMQLPVQTALPDDLQPGTDDETEAVVVALEAQEDLGSGEDLLAAPEPQPEPAAPEESAPEAPAAAPAEVSPEPEAAVAVVEELPPVEEVAPVETVVAKTVPEVEALVEATEKAPAVESVVAEAPVVVEEVSAVAAEASPEVATPAVEPVVSEPAEAPVIVEEAVTVATEVPAEVAAPVEAEVPTDNVVPETTSETPAESSEPGEISAPAPSEAVAAGEAVAPDVAPAPSEPSAPVEAAEPVINTEIAVATIPEMPPLSPVTTEAKAETQPAAAEEATEPPAPPAEAPCPTEASAAPAPEAESVAAETSASTPAASETPAEVAPEASPAAATLESAVDNAVPAEAPVVEPTPAESEAPSAPAPAADPVPESSPEVASATGATQDTESEKTKKED
- the LOC108876313 gene encoding calphotin isoform X2, producing MGCSSSSAQTVDQEKRPGTKPEESNGDTVVRNGIIAEDAQTIEDQMQLPVQTALPDDLQPGTDDETEAVVVALEAQEDLGSGEDLLAAPEPQPEPAAPEESAPEAPAAAPAEVSPEPEAAVAVVEELPPVEEVAPVETVVAKTVPEVEALVEATEKAPAVESVVAEAPVVVEEVSAVAAEASPEVATPAVEPVVSEPAEAPVIVEEAVTVATEVPAEVAAPVEAEVPTDNVVPETTSETPAESSEPGEISAPAPSEAVAAGEAVAPDVAPAPSEPSAPVEAAEPVINTEIAVATIPEMPPLSPVTTEAKAETQPAAAEEATEPPAPPAEAPCPTEASAAPAPEAESVAAETSASTPAASETPAEVAPEASPAAATLESAVDNAVPAEAPVVEPTPAESEAPSAPAPAADPVPESSPEVASATGATQDTESEKTKKED